In Passer domesticus isolate bPasDom1 chromosome 7, bPasDom1.hap1, whole genome shotgun sequence, one genomic interval encodes:
- the BRS3 gene encoding bombesin receptor subtype-3, producing the protein MSQLYLQSANQTLCASVDGTEPKSSSDNETTNEKWTEDSFPGLEILCTIYVTYAVIISVGLLGNAILIKVFFKIKSMQTVPNIFITSLAFGDLLLLLTCVPIDATRYIVDTWLFGRIGCKLLSFIQLTSVGVSVFTLTVLSADRYRAIVKPLELQTSDALLKTCCKAGCVWIVSMIFAIPEAVFSDLYSFSNPEKNVTFEACAPYPVSEKILQEAHSLVCFLVFYIVPLAVISVYYFLIARTLYKSTSNMPAEEHSHAHKQIESRKRVAKTVLVLVALFAFCWLPNHILYLYRSFTYHTSVNASAFHLIATIFSRALAFSNSCVNPFALYWLSKSFRQHFKKQVSCCKAAFCAKPPSAPRSSSPTRALSVTGSMHGSEISVTLLTDYSITKEEESV; encoded by the exons ATGTCTCAATTATACTTACAATCAGCTAATCAGACTTTGTGTGCATCTGTGGATGGTACAGAACCGAAATCAAGCTCTGATAATGAAACCACAAATGAAAAATGGACTGAAGACTCCTTTCCAGGATTAGAAATATTGTGCACAATTTATGTTACATATGCTGTGATCATTTCGGTGGGTCTCCTTGGAAATGCAATACTCATCAAAGTTTTTTTCAAGATTAAATCAATGCAGACGGTTCCCAACATCTTCATCACCAGCCTGGCATTCGGAGACCTGCTGCTTTTGTTAACGTGTGTGCCTATTGATGCAACACGTTACATTGTGGATACTTGGCTCTTCGGAAGAATTGGGTGCAAGCTGCTGTCTTTTATCCAGTTAACATCAGTTGGAGTATCAGTGTTTACCCTGACTGTTCTCAGTGCTGACAG GTACAGAGCCATTGTTAAACCCTTGGAACTACAGACCTCAGATGCGCTCCTGAAGACCTGCTGTAAAGCAGGCTGTGTTTGGATTGTCTCCATGATATTTGCTATCCCAGAGGCTGTTTTTTCAGATTTGTATTCTTTCAGCAATCCTGAGAAAAATGTAACTTTTGAGGCGTGTGCCCCCTATCCTGTATCTGAGAAGATTCTGCAGGAAGCTCACTCCCTGGTTTGCTTCTTAGTGTTCTACATTGTGCCCTTAGCTGTCATTTCTGTCTACTACTTTCTTATCGCCAGAACTTTATATAAAAGTACATCCAACATGCCAGCAGAAGAACACTCTCATGCCCATAAGCAG ATTGAATCCCGCAAGAGAGTTGCAAAGACAGTGCTGGTGCTTGTGGCTCTGTTTGCCTTCTGCTGGCTGCCCAACCACATCCTGTACCTGTACCGCTCTTTCACCTACCACACTTCTGTCAATGCTTCCGCCTTTCATCTGATAGCAACTATTTTTTCCCGCGCCTTGGCCTTCAGCAATTCCTGTGTCAATCCTTTTGCTCTTTATTGGCTGAGTAAAAGTTTCCggcaacattttaaaaagcaagtctCATGCTGCAAGGCAGCATTCTGTGCAAagcctcccagtgctccccgGAGCAGTTCTCCTACCAGAGCCCTGTCAGTCACAGGCAGCATGCATGGCTCAGAAATCAGTGTTACACTGCTAACGGATTATAGCATCACAAAAGAAGAGGAAAGTGTTTAG
- the HTATSF1 gene encoding 17S U2 SnRNP complex component HTATSF1 isoform X1: MSGEDGNEEFYRQLQLQQQYEAKPAEGEGEESDPFTYVDPADGAAYEWDLEKKAWFPKITEDFLATYHANYGFHADETDTSSASGTATESKQPFSEKSGTQPSAVETGRKQTDPKQKLEKRKLEPGWFHVEEDRNTNVYVTGLPPDITKDEFVQVMSKCGIIMRDPQTEEHKIKLYKDKEGNLKGDGLCCYLKRESVQLALRLLDEAEIRGYKLHVEVAKFQLKGEYDASKKKKKCKDYKKKLSQQQKQLDWRPEKKDGAARMRHERIIIIRNMFHPKDFEEDPLVLNEIREDLRTECEKFGQVKKVLIFDRHPDGVASVSFKEATEADLCKLTLNGRWFGGRQLSAETWDGVTDYQVEETAREREERLKVWESFLGDPDAKEQQTTSDSDSASSSVKLPEGKQPPVVNDTPKEDPNDETHKRENNGGGINEDGAPSTDSSLAGSDGEADT, from the exons ATGAGCGGCGAGGATGGAAACGAGGAGTTCTaccggcagctgcagctccagcagcagtacGAGGCCAAGCCAGCCGAGGGCGAAGGCGAGGAGTCCGACCCCTTTACCTACGTGGACCCAGCGGACGGGGCTGCTTACGAGTGGGACTTGGAGAAGAAGGCCTGGTTCCCCAAG ATAACAGAAGATTTCCTGGCAACCTATCATGCCAACTATGGCTTCCATGCAGATGAGACAGATACTTCATCTGCTTCTGGTACAGCCACTGAAAGTAAGCAACCGTTTTCTGAGAAGTCAGGAACACAACCATCAGCAGTTGAGACAGGACGAAAGCAAACAGATCCAAaacaaaaattggaaaaaaggaAGCTAGAGCCAG GCTGGTTTCATGTTGAAGAAGACAGGAACACAAATGTTTATGTGACAG GTTTACCTCCAGACATTACAAAAGATGAATTTGTACAAGTCATGTCAAAATGTGGCATCATCATGCGAGATCCTCAGACAGAAGAACACAAGATCAAACTCTACAAAGATAAAGAAGGAAATCTTAAAGGAGATGGCCTCTGTTGTTATCTGAAG AGAGAATCAGTTCAACTTGCTTTGAGGCTTCTGGATGAAGCAGAAATCCGAGGCTATAAATTGCATGTGGAAGTTGCAAAGTTCCAGCTGAAGGGGGAGTACGATGCAagcaaaaagaagaagaaatgtaAAGACTACAAGAAGAAGTTGTCGCAGCAGCAGaa ACAGCTGGATTGGAGGCCGGAGAAGAAAGATGGGGCAGCTCGAATGCGGCATGAACGCATCATTATTATCAGGAATATGTTTCACCCCAAGGACTTTGAG GAGGACCCTCTAGTGCTAAATGAGATAAGAGAAGATCTGCGGACGGAGTGTGAAAAGTTTGGTCAAGTAAAGAAGGTTCTCATATTTGAT AGGCACCCTGATGGCGTTGCTTCTGTGTCATTTAAAGAAGCAACAGAAGCTGATTTGTGCAAGCTGACTCTAAATGGAAGGTGGTTTGGTGGCCGTCAGCTCAGTGCTGAAACATGGGATGGTGTAACAGATTATCAG GTGGAGGAGACTGcaagagaaagggaagaaaggctCAAGGTGTGGGAGTCATTTTTAGGGGATCCTGATGCAAAGGAGCAGCAAACTACATCTGATTCGGATTCTGCATCAAGTAGTGTTAAACTGCCTGAAGGGAAACAACCTCCAGTGGTTAATGACACACCTAAGGAGGATCCAAATGATGAAACTCATAAGAGGGAGAATAATGGTGGGGGTATTAATGAAGATGGAGCTCCATCCACAGATAGCAGCCTTGCAGGCAGTGATGGTGAAGCTGATACATAA
- the HTATSF1 gene encoding 17S U2 SnRNP complex component HTATSF1 isoform X2 has product MSGEDGNEEFYRQLQLQQQYEAKPAEGEGEESDPFTYVDPADGAAYEWDLEKKAWFPKITEDFLATYHANYGFHADETDTSSASGTATESKQPFSEKSGTQPSAVETGRKQTDPKQKLEKRKLEPGLPPDITKDEFVQVMSKCGIIMRDPQTEEHKIKLYKDKEGNLKGDGLCCYLKRESVQLALRLLDEAEIRGYKLHVEVAKFQLKGEYDASKKKKKCKDYKKKLSQQQKQLDWRPEKKDGAARMRHERIIIIRNMFHPKDFEEDPLVLNEIREDLRTECEKFGQVKKVLIFDRHPDGVASVSFKEATEADLCKLTLNGRWFGGRQLSAETWDGVTDYQVEETAREREERLKVWESFLGDPDAKEQQTTSDSDSASSSVKLPEGKQPPVVNDTPKEDPNDETHKRENNGGGINEDGAPSTDSSLAGSDGEADT; this is encoded by the exons ATGAGCGGCGAGGATGGAAACGAGGAGTTCTaccggcagctgcagctccagcagcagtacGAGGCCAAGCCAGCCGAGGGCGAAGGCGAGGAGTCCGACCCCTTTACCTACGTGGACCCAGCGGACGGGGCTGCTTACGAGTGGGACTTGGAGAAGAAGGCCTGGTTCCCCAAG ATAACAGAAGATTTCCTGGCAACCTATCATGCCAACTATGGCTTCCATGCAGATGAGACAGATACTTCATCTGCTTCTGGTACAGCCACTGAAAGTAAGCAACCGTTTTCTGAGAAGTCAGGAACACAACCATCAGCAGTTGAGACAGGACGAAAGCAAACAGATCCAAaacaaaaattggaaaaaaggaAGCTAGAGCCAG GTTTACCTCCAGACATTACAAAAGATGAATTTGTACAAGTCATGTCAAAATGTGGCATCATCATGCGAGATCCTCAGACAGAAGAACACAAGATCAAACTCTACAAAGATAAAGAAGGAAATCTTAAAGGAGATGGCCTCTGTTGTTATCTGAAG AGAGAATCAGTTCAACTTGCTTTGAGGCTTCTGGATGAAGCAGAAATCCGAGGCTATAAATTGCATGTGGAAGTTGCAAAGTTCCAGCTGAAGGGGGAGTACGATGCAagcaaaaagaagaagaaatgtaAAGACTACAAGAAGAAGTTGTCGCAGCAGCAGaa ACAGCTGGATTGGAGGCCGGAGAAGAAAGATGGGGCAGCTCGAATGCGGCATGAACGCATCATTATTATCAGGAATATGTTTCACCCCAAGGACTTTGAG GAGGACCCTCTAGTGCTAAATGAGATAAGAGAAGATCTGCGGACGGAGTGTGAAAAGTTTGGTCAAGTAAAGAAGGTTCTCATATTTGAT AGGCACCCTGATGGCGTTGCTTCTGTGTCATTTAAAGAAGCAACAGAAGCTGATTTGTGCAAGCTGACTCTAAATGGAAGGTGGTTTGGTGGCCGTCAGCTCAGTGCTGAAACATGGGATGGTGTAACAGATTATCAG GTGGAGGAGACTGcaagagaaagggaagaaaggctCAAGGTGTGGGAGTCATTTTTAGGGGATCCTGATGCAAAGGAGCAGCAAACTACATCTGATTCGGATTCTGCATCAAGTAGTGTTAAACTGCCTGAAGGGAAACAACCTCCAGTGGTTAATGACACACCTAAGGAGGATCCAAATGATGAAACTCATAAGAGGGAGAATAATGGTGGGGGTATTAATGAAGATGGAGCTCCATCCACAGATAGCAGCCTTGCAGGCAGTGATGGTGAAGCTGATACATAA